The following are encoded in a window of Synechococcus sp. PCC 7335 genomic DNA:
- a CDS encoding recombinase family protein, with amino-acid sequence MFHYYQRAVIWKLDRLGRSLSDLLSIVEYLKERGAHFLSIQDGFDTSTASGKMVFSVIGAMAEYERNLIRERTMAGLKAARARGRMGGRPKSLDKSQMKVAIALADAGELTINKICEQVGCSRSTYYRQIAPNLKRRS; translated from the coding sequence CTGTTCCATTACTACCAAAGGGCCGTTATCTGGAAGCTGGACCGTCTGGGTCGTTCTTTGAGCGACCTGCTAAGCATAGTCGAATACTTGAAAGAGCGAGGCGCACACTTTCTCAGCATTCAGGACGGCTTCGACACGTCTACCGCGTCAGGGAAGATGGTCTTTTCTGTGATCGGGGCGATGGCCGAGTATGAAAGGAATCTGATTCGTGAGCGAACAATGGCGGGATTGAAAGCGGCGCGGGCGCGTGGTCGGATGGGTGGTCGTCCGAAGTCGCTGGATAAAAGTCAGATGAAGGTGGCGATCGCACTGGCTGACGCAGGTGAGTTGACGATCAATAAGATCTGCGAGCAAGTCGGGTGTTCACGCTCTACTTACTATCGGCAAATAGCTCCAAATCTGAAAAGACGTTCGTAA
- the ltrA gene encoding group II intron reverse transcriptase/maturase — MTEFVQQISDDWRAVNWPQVERTVFRLQQRIYRASQRGDDRTVKSLQRLLSTSWSARMLAVRRVTQENKGKKTAGVDGIASLKAPERTELAKNLTLDKNADPVRRVLIPKPGKSEYRKLGIPTMRDRAKQALAKLALEPQWEALFAPNSYGFRPGRSPQDALEQVHRCISQKPKWVLDADIAACFDQISHGPLVARLSQSHPSIARQCKAWLKAGVLDNGQIQLTERGTPQGGIASPLLANIALHGLETLVKTTIRGAHLVRFADDFVVFHQDREAIFKAQTLIRQWLASKGLKLRADKTRIVHTLNGGAEYSTGFDFLGCHVRQYRTRRRRINKSQRPYKTLIKPSKASLKKLVTKLREIIKQHRGCSQAALIEALNPVIVGWANYHRSNVASRVFAYLDSVLYWQLRRWAKRRHPHQGRKWVKSRYWHTVGRRHWVFGVKQAGRVTLKLAKFSDVSIRRHVKVRGHKSWYDGDWAYWAARRGKHPMVHIREATLLKRQRGRCPICRRIFDLHDSIERDHVRPMASGGLDVYDNLQVVHPTCHHRKTRWDKQGWCPVRPWRGETVGEALCELKSSGTVLKAGGAS, encoded by the coding sequence ATGACGGAGTTTGTTCAACAAATATCTGATGACTGGAGAGCAGTGAACTGGCCCCAGGTCGAGCGCACTGTTTTCCGCCTCCAACAGCGTATCTATCGCGCCTCACAACGGGGTGATGACCGCACGGTCAAATCACTCCAACGCTTGCTGAGTACATCCTGGTCAGCGCGAATGCTTGCCGTTCGTCGCGTCACACAGGAGAACAAAGGTAAAAAGACGGCTGGTGTCGATGGGATAGCCTCTCTGAAAGCACCAGAACGTACAGAACTAGCCAAAAACCTGACCCTGGACAAGAATGCAGACCCGGTGCGCCGAGTGCTGATTCCGAAGCCTGGGAAGTCAGAGTATCGAAAGCTAGGGATTCCTACTATGCGCGACAGAGCAAAACAGGCACTCGCCAAACTTGCTTTGGAACCACAGTGGGAAGCACTTTTTGCCCCAAACTCCTATGGCTTCAGACCAGGACGTTCACCCCAAGATGCACTCGAACAGGTTCACCGATGTATCAGTCAAAAGCCCAAATGGGTACTCGATGCTGATATCGCCGCCTGCTTCGACCAAATCTCTCACGGCCCGTTAGTTGCCCGACTCTCTCAAAGTCATCCATCTATTGCGCGGCAGTGCAAGGCATGGCTGAAAGCAGGAGTGTTGGACAACGGCCAAATCCAGCTCACGGAAAGAGGTACGCCTCAAGGCGGGATAGCCTCCCCCTTATTGGCCAATATCGCTTTACATGGGCTGGAAACACTGGTCAAAACAACGATTAGAGGCGCACATCTTGTGCGATTTGCTGATGACTTCGTGGTCTTTCATCAAGACCGTGAGGCTATCTTCAAAGCCCAGACCTTAATTCGTCAGTGGCTAGCGAGTAAGGGGTTAAAACTCAGGGCTGATAAAACCCGCATTGTCCATACTCTCAATGGGGGTGCTGAGTATTCAACTGGCTTTGATTTTCTCGGTTGTCATGTGCGCCAGTACCGCACTCGCAGGCGACGAATCAACAAAAGCCAGCGGCCCTATAAAACCCTCATCAAACCCAGTAAAGCTTCTCTCAAAAAATTAGTCACCAAACTAAGAGAGATTATAAAACAACATCGCGGCTGCTCACAAGCAGCGCTGATTGAGGCACTCAACCCCGTCATTGTGGGATGGGCCAACTATCACCGCTCGAATGTGGCTAGTCGGGTCTTCGCCTACCTCGATTCAGTCCTGTACTGGCAACTGAGACGATGGGCAAAGCGCAGACACCCTCACCAAGGTCGGAAATGGGTGAAATCCCGCTACTGGCATACGGTCGGGCGACGTCACTGGGTATTCGGGGTGAAACAAGCAGGAAGGGTCACTCTTAAGTTGGCCAAGTTTTCTGATGTGTCTATCCGAAGGCACGTCAAAGTCAGAGGACACAAAAGCTGGTATGACGGCGATTGGGCTTACTGGGCAGCGCGACGGGGGAAGCATCCGATGGTTCACATCAGAGAGGCAACCCTACTCAAGCGTCAGCGCGGGCGATGTCCTATTTGTAGAAGGATCTTTGACCTACACGATTCCATCGAGAGAGACCACGTTCGGCCTATGGCCAGTGGTGGATTGGACGTGTATGACAATCTGCAAGTGGTGCATCCAACCTGTCATCACCGCAAAACACGATGGGACAAACAGGGCTGGTGCCCGGTGCGTCCTTGGCGTGGGGAAACGGTAGGAGAGGCGCTGTGTGAACTGAAAAGTTCAGGCACGGTGCTGAAGGCGGGCGGGGCTTCGTGA
- a CDS encoding beta/gamma crystallin-related protein — protein MKGEKGAPSDSAVIIFRDRNGRDASRAFRNGDVIGRLTQVHWKVNMFRWEPWNDQISSLKVLGGTAAAFFEHENFGGKRLLVFGPESINNLSEMPGGWNDKISSVQIVPITKNLILENVIFPPG, from the coding sequence TTGAAGGGGGAGAAAGGTGCTCCCAGTGACTCGGCCGTTATCATTTTTCGCGATAGAAATGGCAGAGATGCATCAAGGGCTTTCAGGAACGGTGACGTTATCGGCAGGTTAACTCAGGTTCATTGGAAGGTTAACATGTTTAGATGGGAACCTTGGAATGATCAGATATCATCGCTAAAAGTATTAGGCGGAACAGCAGCAGCATTTTTTGAACATGAGAATTTTGGCGGAAAAAGGCTGTTAGTATTTGGGCCTGAATCTATCAATAATTTGAGCGAAATGCCAGGTGGATGGAACGATAAGATCTCTAGTGTTCAAATTGTTCCAATTACAAAAAACTTGATTTTAGAGAATGTGATTTTTCCGCCCGGATAA
- a CDS encoding helix-turn-helix domain-containing protein gives MNNKGHTSSDTTFGQRIQAQRVKKGHSQRSLAQLVGVHHTYLSKLENNSSAYPPKVAVIRQLAQHLKLDATELSYLAGRIPPEDAKVVAELAKLYQKKLPVLLRALKNKRLVGKILKEL, from the coding sequence ATGAACAACAAAGGACACACATCCAGCGATACAACATTCGGACAACGCATTCAAGCACAAAGAGTCAAGAAAGGCCATAGCCAGCGCTCTTTAGCCCAGCTAGTCGGGGTTCACCATACTTACCTATCCAAACTCGAAAACAACAGTTCGGCGTATCCTCCCAAAGTAGCCGTCATTCGACAGCTCGCTCAGCACTTAAAGTTAGATGCGACTGAGCTGAGCTATCTAGCAGGACGAATACCGCCAGAGGACGCCAAAGTTGTTGCAGAACTTGCCAAACTGTACCAGAAGAAACTGCCTGTGCTGCTTCGGGCTTTGAAGAATAAGCGGCTTGTAGGGAAGATATTGAAGGAATTGTAG
- a CDS encoding reverse transcriptase domain-containing protein: protein MTHSAMGSDEWAAIDWKAVEKMVYRLQTRIFKAKRRGDTKQVHRLQKLLMKSRSAKLLAVRRVTQDNAGKKTAGVDGVKSLRPPQRFDLANNLYLTDKSKPTRRVMIPKPGTTETRPLGIPCMTERARQMLVKLALEPEWEAVFETNTYGFRAGRGSHDAIEAIFAGIRYKGKYVLDADISKCFDKINQKKLLAKLNTFPTLTRQIKAWLKSGVVMNGQLFPTEEGTPQGGVCSPLLALIALYGLETAIRSCLRQGRPQRALTVAVYADDFVVLHPSLEVILQCKQAAENWLNEMSLELKPSKTRISHTLTPHEGNVGFDFLGFNIRQHAVGKHQSGCNGVGQKLGFKTIIKPSKKKIALHVERVGNIIKSYKGGPQEGLIRKLNSVIRGWCNYYSTVSSKKTFSYCKNIVWSQLRAWARYKTGNFGAKTLYKYWHRIGYRLTFSTKDGVRLIAHSDIPIRRHVKVRGTKSYFDGDVLYWGKRRGRHPELPNRVALLLKKYKGKCSECGLMFVANDLIEVDHKVPKQDGGTDTFDNLQPLHRHCHDVKTARDNARIKELEQDTELASIKGLK from the coding sequence ATGACACACTCAGCGATGGGTAGTGATGAATGGGCAGCCATCGACTGGAAAGCAGTCGAGAAAATGGTCTACCGACTCCAAACCAGAATCTTCAAAGCCAAACGTCGTGGTGATACCAAGCAGGTTCACAGACTCCAGAAACTACTGATGAAGTCTCGCTCTGCCAAGCTTCTAGCAGTCAGACGGGTAACGCAGGACAATGCAGGCAAGAAAACAGCAGGTGTGGATGGGGTGAAGTCCCTACGACCACCACAACGGTTTGACCTCGCGAATAACCTGTACCTAACGGACAAGTCTAAACCGACGCGCCGGGTGATGATACCAAAGCCCGGTACAACGGAAACTAGGCCGCTGGGTATTCCCTGCATGACGGAAAGAGCACGGCAGATGCTGGTAAAACTGGCATTAGAACCGGAATGGGAAGCGGTCTTTGAGACCAATACCTATGGGTTCAGAGCAGGCAGAGGCTCTCATGATGCCATTGAAGCAATCTTTGCCGGTATTCGGTACAAAGGCAAATATGTCTTAGATGCCGATATCTCGAAGTGCTTCGATAAAATCAACCAGAAAAAGTTGTTAGCCAAGCTGAATACCTTCCCAACACTCACCAGGCAAATCAAAGCTTGGTTGAAGTCAGGGGTGGTGATGAATGGCCAACTATTTCCAACGGAAGAGGGAACGCCGCAAGGCGGCGTGTGCTCACCATTACTGGCTTTGATAGCTCTGTATGGGTTGGAAACAGCGATTAGAAGTTGTCTTCGTCAAGGCAGACCCCAACGGGCATTAACTGTTGCAGTCTACGCCGATGACTTTGTTGTACTTCATCCATCGCTAGAAGTCATTCTACAGTGTAAGCAAGCAGCAGAAAACTGGCTAAACGAGATGTCTCTAGAATTAAAACCTAGCAAGACTCGCATCTCTCATACGCTGACACCGCATGAAGGAAATGTTGGATTTGACTTTCTCGGCTTCAACATCAGACAACATGCCGTTGGCAAGCACCAATCTGGATGCAACGGTGTGGGTCAGAAACTAGGCTTTAAGACTATCATCAAGCCCAGCAAAAAGAAGATTGCACTACATGTTGAAAGGGTAGGAAATATCATCAAGAGCTATAAGGGTGGGCCTCAAGAGGGGCTGATTCGGAAGCTAAACTCGGTCATCCGAGGATGGTGTAACTATTACTCGACGGTCAGCAGCAAGAAAACTTTTAGCTACTGCAAGAACATTGTTTGGTCGCAGTTGCGCGCTTGGGCAAGGTACAAAACCGGCAACTTTGGCGCTAAAACTCTATACAAATACTGGCACCGTATTGGTTATCGATTGACGTTCTCTACCAAAGATGGCGTCAGGCTCATTGCCCACTCCGATATACCAATTAGACGCCATGTAAAAGTCCGAGGAACTAAGAGCTACTTTGACGGTGATGTTCTTTACTGGGGAAAAAGAAGAGGCAGACATCCTGAACTACCAAACCGGGTAGCACTGCTACTCAAGAAGTACAAAGGAAAATGCTCCGAATGTGGACTGATGTTTGTTGCCAACGATTTGATAGAGGTTGACCACAAAGTTCCTAAACAGGACGGTGGCACAGATACGTTCGATAATCTGCAACCGCTTCATCGTCATTGCCATGATGTTAAAACTGCTCGTGACAATGCCCGTATAAAAGAGCTAGAACAGGACACTGAACTGGCTTCAATTAAAGGGTTGAAATAG
- a CDS encoding TetR/AcrR family transcriptional regulator produces MASPLTKAGQTERTRRAILDQARSLFTKHGYAATGTEALISELSITRGALYYHFKGKIDVFKAVYSEAYSEIIDYIDARIEPVEDSWERLVIGCQAFLEIAQKEDLRRLVFIEAPAVLAAETIAEVDQRGFKLLYEGIQVVSEEGCLSTISIEGFAHLINGSLNELALWVAQSDDPQRLHTAQELIKTLLTQHKG; encoded by the coding sequence ATGGCTTCTCCGCTGACTAAGGCTGGGCAAACTGAGCGCACTCGTCGAGCCATTCTTGATCAGGCTCGTAGCCTATTTACGAAACACGGATATGCAGCCACTGGAACGGAAGCCCTCATTAGTGAGCTGTCTATCACTCGCGGTGCGCTGTATTATCATTTCAAGGGCAAGATAGATGTCTTCAAGGCCGTTTATTCCGAAGCCTACAGCGAAATCATTGACTACATTGACGCCCGGATTGAACCTGTAGAGGACAGCTGGGAACGGTTGGTTATTGGCTGTCAAGCGTTTCTAGAAATTGCACAAAAAGAAGATCTCAGGCGATTAGTATTTATCGAAGCACCAGCAGTCTTAGCTGCGGAAACTATTGCTGAGGTTGACCAGCGTGGGTTTAAGTTACTCTACGAAGGCATTCAAGTAGTAAGTGAGGAAGGTTGCTTAAGCACGATTAGTATTGAAGGCTTTGCTCACCTTATCAATGGCTCGCTTAATGAATTGGCGTTGTGGGTTGCACAATCAGACGACCCTCAACGGTTGCATACGGCGCAAGAGCTAATCAAAACGCTGCTAACTCAGCACAAGGGGTGA
- a CDS encoding L,D-transpeptidase — MDTNAMSTKRIKISLGSNAKGTLECVGFEEFSCLGKKDAPYKTDVTVKGEVGVDKFSTRRSSEFQVDLNWVIVMDGNKGYWIHEGDVGRRSSAGCINLIAEDAKKVYGWVDGRTRITITAPWL, encoded by the coding sequence ATGGATACAAATGCTATGTCAACAAAGAGAATCAAGATTTCGTTAGGGTCTAACGCAAAAGGAACACTTGAATGTGTTGGCTTTGAAGAATTTAGCTGTTTAGGGAAAAAGGATGCCCCCTACAAAACTGATGTCACTGTGAAAGGTGAGGTTGGGGTGGATAAATTTTCCACTCGCCGTAGCAGCGAATTTCAAGTTGACCTAAACTGGGTAATCGTAATGGATGGGAATAAGGGTTACTGGATACACGAAGGAGATGTTGGTAGAAGATCATCAGCTGGGTGTATCAATCTCATTGCGGAGGATGCCAAAAAAGTATATGGATGGGTAGATGGAAGAACAAGAATTACAATTACTGCTCCTTGGCTTTGA
- a CDS encoding DUF932 domain-containing protein, with product MKTGKSLTEMAQALESQQSLKKDFVADTRALEMTTTGQLAIPDAQPFNVTPHAHRQIGDRIGIPAKYYDRMRVEAPQLLQANVNHWFQEQPEQRMIRTLGTDARAFLSRRYRRLDNFDLAEAVLPTLLEMQGARVVSCELTETRMYLKVVTDRIQADVKVGDAVQAGVCISNSEIGMGSLRVEPLIYRLVCTNGMVSPDRSARNRFTHLGRAAADTPDAYELFSDKTLEADNTAFFLKVQDLVRDAVDRTKFEKLVAQMRDTTERRIEGNPVKTVEVLTSKFKLQQVESSGVLQHLIRGGDLSQWGLLNAVTRTAQDVESYDRATELEELGSTVMTLPAKQWKQLATVS from the coding sequence ATGAAAACTGGAAAATCATTGACCGAGATGGCACAAGCACTTGAGTCTCAGCAATCGCTGAAGAAAGACTTTGTAGCCGATACTCGCGCATTGGAGATGACTACTACAGGCCAGCTCGCGATTCCTGACGCTCAGCCATTCAACGTCACACCTCATGCACACCGTCAGATAGGCGATCGCATTGGCATTCCGGCCAAGTATTACGACCGGATGCGCGTGGAAGCGCCTCAGCTGTTGCAAGCAAACGTAAACCATTGGTTCCAAGAGCAGCCTGAGCAACGGATGATTCGTACATTAGGGACTGATGCTCGTGCATTCTTGAGCCGGCGTTACCGTCGCCTAGACAACTTTGACCTTGCAGAAGCAGTGTTGCCGACATTGCTAGAGATGCAGGGTGCGCGGGTAGTATCTTGCGAGTTGACCGAAACTCGCATGTATCTGAAGGTAGTCACCGATCGCATTCAGGCCGATGTGAAAGTAGGTGATGCAGTTCAAGCAGGGGTGTGCATCTCGAACTCAGAGATTGGCATGGGTTCCCTGCGGGTCGAACCACTGATCTACCGCCTGGTCTGCACCAACGGGATGGTCTCACCTGATCGCAGCGCTCGCAACCGCTTTACCCACCTGGGGAGAGCTGCTGCGGATACCCCTGACGCATACGAGTTGTTCTCAGACAAAACGTTGGAAGCGGATAATACTGCTTTCTTCCTGAAGGTTCAGGATTTGGTTCGTGACGCGGTAGATCGGACAAAGTTCGAGAAGCTAGTTGCACAGATGCGTGACACGACCGAGCGCCGGATCGAGGGCAACCCTGTGAAGACGGTCGAAGTACTCACGAGTAAGTTCAAGTTACAACAAGTGGAAAGTTCGGGAGTCCTTCAGCATCTGATTCGAGGAGGTGACTTGAGTCAATGGGGATTGCTGAATGCAGTTACCCGTACAGCTCAAGACGTAGAATCCTACGACCGTGCAACCGAGCTAGAGGAGCTTGGCTCAACTGTGATGACACTGCCCGCTAAACAGTGGAAGCAGCTAGCAACTGTTTCCTAG
- the istB gene encoding IS21-like element helper ATPase IstB, which yields MLNHWQSLENQAMQEHWSYAQFLLALCELEVNRRWTLRLKRNLKEAQFPGTKTLSNFDWTHIPKFNPAPLMQLATDTGWLERAENCLIFGPSGVGKTHLSVALARAVIELGKRAKFFSATVLVQQLQQAKLELLLPAMLKKLDRYDLLVIDDLGYVKKSETETSVLFELIAYRYERKSLLITANQPFSQWHNIFADDMMTVAAVDRLVHHALIVEIQSDSFRQQSAAERGQKKNVGVASPKENR from the coding sequence ATGCTCAACCACTGGCAAAGCCTGGAAAACCAGGCGATGCAAGAGCATTGGTCATACGCTCAGTTCTTGCTGGCACTCTGCGAATTGGAGGTCAACCGACGCTGGACTTTGAGACTCAAGCGCAACCTCAAAGAAGCTCAGTTCCCCGGCACCAAAACGCTTTCCAACTTCGACTGGACGCATATACCCAAGTTCAATCCCGCTCCCTTGATGCAGCTAGCGACTGACACCGGCTGGCTAGAGCGAGCCGAAAACTGTTTGATATTCGGCCCCTCAGGCGTCGGAAAGACTCATCTTTCTGTGGCTTTAGCCAGAGCCGTTATTGAGCTAGGCAAACGGGCCAAGTTCTTCTCAGCCACGGTGCTCGTTCAGCAACTGCAACAAGCCAAGCTAGAGCTACTGTTGCCTGCGATGCTCAAGAAGCTCGACCGCTATGACCTCCTGGTCATTGACGACTTAGGCTATGTCAAAAAGTCTGAGACCGAGACTTCGGTACTCTTTGAACTGATTGCCTATCGCTACGAGCGCAAAAGCTTGCTTATCACCGCCAATCAGCCTTTCAGCCAGTGGCACAACATCTTCGCCGATGACATGATGACCGTCGCGGCGGTTGACCGCTTGGTGCATCATGCGCTCATCGTTGAAATTCAGTCTGACAGCTTTCGACAGCAGTCCGCTGCTGAACGCGGTCAGAAAAAAAACGTTGGCGTAGCCTCTCCGAAAGAGAATCGCTAA
- a CDS encoding linear amide C-N hydrolase: MCSIFSRIINGQVVVGRNFDWIQLGGNIHFVMPTRQYGLTTYGLCVIEQVGSDRPFEGLNSQGLFIGMAGIHADDFPERRQSDAAIALDELGAIRFVLERATTTQQAVAILDQVQIVPHKIEPYVRLQYFIADQQGDVCIIAGQEKTTIQRLDATTLAAVTNFPLSLKSKIACDRFERLEQWLPTVTNEQAAIALVEAVSQQSTVYSSLYSLTQKTVSLWIERAFQYPLTFQLDREIAQGYKFYNFGQLKLMSAKGQDRFREAPYKVQCGFAKR; the protein is encoded by the coding sequence ATGTGTTCTATTTTTTCGCGAATCATTAACGGGCAGGTCGTCGTTGGTCGCAACTTCGACTGGATACAGCTAGGCGGCAACATTCACTTTGTGATGCCCACCCGTCAGTATGGCCTGACGACCTATGGTCTATGCGTGATTGAACAAGTGGGCAGCGATCGCCCCTTCGAGGGTTTGAATTCCCAAGGACTGTTTATCGGCATGGCAGGCATTCATGCCGACGATTTTCCTGAGAGAAGACAGTCCGACGCTGCTATCGCCCTGGATGAGCTAGGGGCAATTCGCTTTGTGCTGGAGCGAGCCACTACTACCCAACAAGCCGTTGCCATCCTGGATCAGGTTCAGATTGTGCCTCACAAAATTGAACCCTATGTCCGGCTGCAATATTTTATCGCTGATCAACAGGGAGATGTTTGCATCATCGCGGGTCAAGAAAAAACAACGATTCAACGATTAGATGCAACGACATTGGCCGCCGTGACCAACTTTCCCCTCTCGCTCAAGAGTAAGATCGCCTGCGATCGCTTTGAACGTCTTGAGCAGTGGTTGCCGACAGTGACGAACGAGCAGGCCGCAATCGCCCTGGTTGAGGCGGTATCGCAGCAATCAACCGTCTACTCCAGCCTCTACTCGCTGACGCAAAAGACGGTGAGTTTGTGGATTGAGAGAGCGTTTCAGTACCCTCTCACGTTCCAGCTCGATCGGGAAATCGCTCAGGGGTATAAGTTTTACAACTTTGGGCAGCTCAAGCTGATGTCTGCAAAGGGACAGGACCGCTTTAGAGAAGCTCCTTACAAAGTTCAGTGCGGATTTGCTAAGCGCTAA
- a CDS encoding cupin domain-containing protein: protein MKKVNLQEKLGKFNEYWSPKIVSEFNGHEVMVVKVLGEFNWHDHANTDDFFLVLSGELVIQMRNGDITLGPGELYIVPKGIEHCPKAEVETHLLLIEPKGVPNTGDDATAAKKVAI, encoded by the coding sequence ATGAAAAAGGTCAACTTACAAGAAAAACTAGGCAAATTCAACGAATACTGGTCTCCAAAGATAGTCTCAGAATTCAACGGTCACGAGGTCATGGTTGTGAAGGTGCTAGGTGAATTTAACTGGCACGACCACGCTAATACTGACGACTTTTTCTTAGTTTTGTCAGGAGAGCTAGTTATTCAGATGCGTAATGGCGATATCACGCTTGGGCCTGGAGAACTATATATTGTGCCTAAAGGCATAGAGCATTGCCCCAAAGCAGAAGTTGAAACACATCTACTGCTCATTGAACCGAAAGGCGTTCCTAACACTGGAGATGACGCTACGGCTGCAAAGAAGGTTGCTATTTAG